TTCATTCTAATAATCTGTTAGCTGTGTACACGAATATGGCCATATGTACAACATAGTGGGGGAATAAATTTACAGTACTATATTTCTAGAGCAGAGACTATGAGAAAAAAATATTCAAAAATTAGAGTTGCTGTGCGCTGGAAATATTGATAATCCATTATAAATAATTAAATCCTTCGtcatggctgcaacgtcttatggtCTCTACAAACAAAAGGAGATATAGCAATATACTAATCTTATTATAAGTAGTGTATGAGAGGGTTCTAATAAGTTTTCTATACAGAAAATAAACGTACAATAAGATAACTTACTCCAACATATGCTCCTCATGAACGCCATTCATAAAGCGAAAGATGTATTCGAGTGCATCTTCCACGACATGCATCCGTGGGGGCAGAAGATGCATGGGAGCGGGCACAGCATCATGAGGCTCAGGCACAACCTCTTGGGTCTCGGGGACCGCACCCTCCAGGGACGTGGGCACAGCAACCTCTAGGGCCGCAGTGTTTCCAATGATTTCCTCCATCGGTGACCGAAAACTCGTGAGTGTTTGGTTATTCCTGATGGAATATATGCAAACTGGGGTGGGTAGGGAATTAGGAGGTCCAGgacgtgtatatatatacatatatatatgtgcCATATTTATGGAGACTTAATATTGCCTTCCAAAAATCGAAATCCATTTAATTTATGCCAAACGTTTCTAATTAGGGAAAAATGTGGATGTACCAGATCTTAGGGACGCATCAGATCATTCTCAGATTTTTTTTGAGTGAATAATATCTTCCGATTGGATTTTTTTATCATTCCCAGCGAAAAGAAGCAATTCACCATTGTACAAAACCAAATATTTGAGTAGGACTAAGTGTATCATACATTGAAGCATAATGCCAAAAGGGCTTCACTATAACTTGACAAGCAAATATGCTGACACTTGATCATACTATTTTATTGATTATAATGCACCATTAAACCAAAAAGAGATATAACGACATTTGGCAACGACATGTTGCATGCACCATGTTGATACACAAGTTACTCTAGCGTCCATTCTTCCTGGCTTGAACGCGGTCATTGACGTAAGAAAGTGTTTCGTCATAAGTCATCAGGCTGACTTCGTGGATATCTTTGACAAAAAAAGTGTTAGAAAAAATTACAGCTTTTTTACATAATTACATAAGAAAGCACAATGACAAAAAATTAAGAATACTTTATAAACCCTACCATGTAGataatgatcatcatcattaatgtCAGGAGAGAAGAAGAATGTGCTCTCCCTCATAGTTTGCAGGCATTGATCCCTCCAATTTAACTGTACGTAAGTAACAGCAATCTTCTCGAACAGATTTTCTGTGCGTTGCAAATGGTACAAGTGACGACCAGCATGCTGTTGACTTAGGCGTAGAAAAATTATCTCCCGTCTACATACAAAAACAAATGTAGGCGTAggaaataataataaaattaaaaTAGCCATATGAAAATCTCATATACTGAATGGAGCTTACCGGAAATTCATTAGGGCAATCTCAACGAAAGGGACATGCCGTCTATATACTGAATCCCAGTGATGTTGTATCTTACCAGCATAGACAAGAATAGCAACAACATCTAAAAAATGTAATCATAATGAGACAATGCTATGTATGGACTAATGTGCAATAGCAAAGCTGAAGGTGTTGCACCAGTGATGGTTTTGTCACGTAGCGACAATATGGCCCCGAATTGTGGGAAGCACGGTGGACAAATTAACGATGATATCCTGTGGGCCGACATGCTAACCTCGGTCCTAGAATGTAGTGCGATGACATAATCCATGCATATATACCAAAAATGTCCATCTAGCATATCCGTGGGGTTGAACCCGACGGAAGTGAAGTCATAAGTCATCCCGGTATGCAGCATGTCGTTGAAACGAAATGCTTGGTTGCTGTAGGCAATTGCTTCCATCTTTGTTCCCTAATAATATTATATAAACAAATAAAACATCAGGTGGAGAAACTCTTTAACACATCTGCATACCAAAAAAAGTGCTATATGTGGTGATGAGTAATGACTTACGTGTTGATCGAGTAGTATACAACGAAGGTATTGGTTTCCCATAGCATTAACCCTGATCTGGGCCTTCCACAAAACCTTAGCACGAATTATCCAACAATTATGATATATATGTTCCATGTCAACGTTCTGGAAAGTCAAATTCCTGCATAGCATATATTGTATATATGAGGTAAATAAACGAGCGCGATGACAAGTCAACGTACATGATGATATATCTTGCCTGTTCATCGGAGGGATTTCTACACGAGGGATGTTGGGAGCCGGCGGATTTGCCATCACCCTCCTAGTTCTTGTCAAGTTGTAAGAGATCACCATAGTCGTAGAGGATGTAGAGGATATTGCTGAACATGTGTAGATATATGGAGGCTAAAGTATGGTGATGCGTGGCATTTATATATTACCATAGTGGGAGGCGGGAAAAGCATTAACTTTCAAAAATTAGTTTTGGAGCTCTAGGTGTACAATAGAAAGTTTGATCATCCTTTGGTAACCAGATAAAGATTGATCAATCTTTGCCATCTTAATGAACACAATTTATTATTTATAGTAATCAAACAAACCAGGATCTGATTGCAATCGAGGAGAGTATCAAAATAATTACTGTTTACTTACTTTAGTAACACAATAAATGTGGGATCTCAGTATAATGAAGGAGATACCCTGTTACAGTAAGGGTAGTCACGTAATATATCTATTTCCATTAATGCACCAACGTTACGTCTCATGCTTGAATAAGATAACTATAATTTCATTATGTGTGTAACAAAGTATTATTGCCTTGGTTGCGCGCAATATTATGTCTCATGCTTTGTGCTTTTGCAAATAAGTTGTGCTGAACAAAGCATTGAGTTATTATGCAATGCAGAGTTTTTTTAATGAATAACTAAAACTTCAAATGAACTAAAATGAAGCATAAACATAAGTCATGTGTCAACTTTATGCCAATCACGGCTTCATGTCGAGAAATTTAATTTAAAACGTTTACTTAGTCAGCCTTTAGTAATTGCTGTGTTTGGCAGTAAACTTTTTAAAAAACCACAGTTTTTAGACATTGGAGTACATTATTTTGAAGCATAAACAACACGCACTAAATATTTTGATAGAACCGTGAGCAGTTCATTCAATATTGCTTCCTAGTTGTACTGCTGTAGGTGTCTCAGCAACGTAATTACTTAAGTTTTCATAGAACCCATTGATCATTCATATACTTGTGTTCGGGCATACACCTCAAATTTTAGACACTCATACAGCTCAAGGCAGTAAAAGAACTAAAAATACATTACTATATATAATAACAGCAAGCCATGTTAGCTATATATGTTCACGAAAACTGTACAGCAATTAAAACTGGGTGGAACAAATCAAACATTACACACTCATACACTCATAAAGCTCAAGTCAGTAAAACAACTTCAGATACATGTATGATTCCAGCCTTTTCATGAGCATTTATGCTTTAATCATCTCGAGCATACATAACATATGTAACCCAATACACGCACTGAAATTCAATGTATCAAATGTAACCTTCATGCTAAAATGGTGACAAGACATACATGCTCCATGTTGTAATCAAAATTTACAAAATAAATTTAACATGATCCAGGTATTCATGAAGCCAATCATTATTTCTGATTCTCATATTACACATAACACAATACGCTGTGTGACATGTACATTGTCAGATTACACATAACACAGTATAAATTTATTGAAATGCAGTTATTACTTGAACTGATTGGTGTATACCTCCAACAACCAAGATACCAAATGAAAAGATATGTCATAGAACCGATTACAGCAATTCTTGACCATCGGAAGAGTAAATTGCATCTATAAATCCAGCAGGTCTATTAAGACCATACTTCAGCCTGTAAGTACTTCCTTGTAGACGATGTTCTTCATTGAGGTCAGCAAGGACACGGTCGGTCTTTTACGCTTCTTCGGATTGTTATGTTGCTTGTTGGACTTCTCCTTTGGCTTCTCCTTCTGAATGAGTATTTTTATGTTTCTCTTCGCGGTGGCTCTAGACAAAGCAACATAGAGTTGACCATGAGAGAACACCGGATTAGGTAGATACACACCAACAATTGGGATGGTCTGCCCTTGAGCCTTGTTAATCGTCATAGCAAAGCTAAGCCTAATAGGAAATTGCTTCCTCTTAAACTTGAATGGAAACATGTCGTTGTCAGATGGGCACAGAGGTATTCGAGGAAGGAAGACCCTCCTACCAGCGTGTTGTCCAATCACGATTTCTGCATCAATGGTGTTCCTCTCAAAACCTCTAACAACAAGCCTAGTCCCGTTACACAGCCCATTAGCTGGATCAATGTTTCTTAGAAGTATCACCGGGCAATTCAGCTTTAGTTTGAGTGCATGCGGAGGAAGACCATTGGGAGTCAATCCGTTCAGAAACTCAAGAGCGTAGTAGCCATATGGGTCATCCTCCGCACTGTCAAAGCTATGGTAGATTACTTCATCTCTGTGGAAACGCTCTATCATGCAGATGTTTATCTTGTCGACGTTGTCATTTGTCGTGGAAAGGATTGCGCGAGATGTCATGTAACTCGAATCTGCCATGTTGTCATCTAGACTCGGAAACACGTGGTCAATCagcttctccaggtcgtcaaccTCGCCTGTAGATGGCAGACAGATATCATCAGGGAGTAGTATGTTGCCTTGATCATCGGCTTCCTCTATGCCATTACCGACCCTGAGCAAGTAATCTGCAAACCACTTGTCATTATGAGCCCTCATGTTGGTGATGAGCTGAAGCTGCCGCATACTCTTCCATAGATGAGAACTTCGGAGGCTTGCATCAATTATCTGGCCCCGTGACCCCCTTCGGACGACCGGAAGCACCTGCCTAAAGTCCCCGCCAAAAACAACAGTCTTTCCTCCAAAGGGTCGGTCGCGTATTCCCATGATGTCGCGCATGCTATTGTCTAATGCCTCAACCGCATGTCGCTTAGTCATGCTGGCCTCGTCCCATAGTATCAATGAGGCCATCCTTAGCAGCTTGGCGGTCCCACTCTGCTTGGTGAAGCTGCACGAGGCTCCATCATCACAACTCAGTGGGATTTTGAATTTCGAGTGGGCAGTCCTGCCGCCAGGCATGATAGAAGCAGCGACGcccgacgtcgcggtagcgatagCAATCTTGCCCTCGCGCCTCACCTTGGCGAGCATCGCCCTGTAAAGGAAGGTCTTCCCCGTACCTCCAGGGCCATCAACAAAGAATATACCCCCATCACCGCGTTCAACAGCCGCTAGTATCTCGTCGTATGCAGCCCTTTGCTCAAAATTCAGGGAAGATGACAATTTAGTGTCACTTTCGTCAAACTCAATGGTTGATTCCTCGATGATCTCTCTGGCCTCGCCCTCGGTTGGGT
The Aegilops tauschii subsp. strangulata cultivar AL8/78 chromosome 3, Aet v6.0, whole genome shotgun sequence genome window above contains:
- the LOC141042614 gene encoding ATP-dependent DNA helicase PIF1-like, translating into MKKRHMDAMAIVHTYGKPDIFLTMTCNPKWEEITNELLPGQTAQDRPDIVARVFYGKLEAMKDMLLKKMVLGVVVAYVYGHDKASFSIDQPDADGNIDEIKRYVDARWVTPPEAMWRIFGFPLCANYPPVLQLPLHLPNMHRVAFNAQADLKNVVSSENASKSMLTEYFKGERYYLRVLLNHVPGKTSFEDLLTVNGVVCGSFRESGERLGLIEADNMLDDCLTEAEQWAMACSLRRLFATILVHCEPGDVHGLWDRHLEPTSDDYRRTRTSPNEVEQMVLLDIRGMLQSMGKDIIDFALPTIDDAFDPTEGEAREIIEESTIEFDESDTKLSSSLNFEQRAAYDEILAAVERGDGGIFFVDGPGGTGKTFLYRAMLAKVRREGKIAIATATSGVAASIMPGGRTAHSKFKIPLSCDDGASCSFTKQSGTAKLLRMASLILWDEASMTKRHAVEALDNSMRDIMGIRDRPFGGKTVVFGGDFRQVLPVVRRGSRGQIIDASLRSSHLWKSMRQLQLITNMRAHNDKWFADYLLRVGNGIEEADDQGNILLPDDICLPSTGEVDDLEKLIDHVFPSLDDNMADSSYMTSRAILSTTNDNVDKINICMIERFHRDEVIYHSFDSAEDDPYGYYALEFLNGLTPNGLPPHALKLKLNCPVILLRNIDPANGLCNGTRLVVRGFERNTIDAEIVIGQHAGRRVFLPRIPLCPSDNDMFPFKFKRKQFPIRLSFAMTINKAQGQTIPIVGVYLPNPVFSHGQLYVALSRATAKRNIKILIQKEKPKEKSNKQHNNPKKRKRPTVSLLTSMKNIVYKEVLTG